A genomic segment from Pistricoccus aurantiacus encodes:
- a CDS encoding sulfite exporter TauE/SafE family protein, whose product MSIETLGPYLLVAFVAGYFQTVTGFGLGMIVIGVTSALGIASVATVAAVVSLMTLVNSAVALPGKLQHVHWPAAGAVIVALVPSILAGVLLLGYLSESASTLLRLALGAIIIYGGASLIMRPSRQGEPSGKSSFFVSGLLSGLCGGLFGIAGPPLIYQCYRQPFSLISIRNMLIMFFAISALMRTLFVGWQGGLDAQVLLLTAWGIPLIALATYLGRRFPPPLSARTMRRLVFLVLLGIGASLILPELGKLLA is encoded by the coding sequence ATGAGCATTGAAACCCTGGGGCCTTATCTGCTGGTGGCCTTCGTTGCCGGCTACTTTCAGACCGTGACCGGCTTCGGACTGGGCATGATCGTGATCGGCGTCACCAGCGCCCTGGGGATCGCGTCCGTGGCAACGGTGGCGGCGGTGGTCAGCCTGATGACTCTGGTCAATAGTGCGGTAGCGTTGCCGGGCAAGCTTCAGCACGTGCATTGGCCGGCGGCCGGGGCGGTAATCGTTGCGCTCGTTCCGTCGATTCTCGCCGGGGTGCTGCTGCTCGGCTATCTGAGCGAGAGTGCCTCGACCCTGCTGCGTCTGGCGCTGGGAGCGATCATCATCTACGGCGGCGCCAGCCTGATCATGCGGCCCAGCCGCCAGGGCGAGCCGTCGGGCAAGTCGAGCTTCTTCGTCAGCGGCTTGTTGTCTGGCCTATGCGGTGGCCTGTTCGGCATCGCCGGGCCGCCGCTGATCTATCAGTGCTACCGGCAGCCCTTTTCACTGATCAGCATCCGCAACATGCTGATCATGTTCTTTGCCATCTCCGCGCTGATGCGTACCCTGTTTGTCGGCTGGCAGGGCGGTCTCGATGCCCAGGTACTGCTGCTGACCGCCTGGGGAATCCCCTTGATCGCGCTGGCCACTTATCTGGGGCGACGTTTTCCGCCGCCCCTCTCCGCTCGAACCATGCGCCGGCTGGTGTTCCTGGTACTACTGGGCATCGGCGCCAGTTTGATTCTGCCGGAACTTGGTAAGCTCCTCGCTTGA
- the pta gene encoding phosphate acetyltransferase: MQALEHIMQRAKKAKRHIVLCEGDDARVLEAATRAAKDGLARITLVGDRTAIEKTAAEINRDLAAVEVLDPQEAALADELAEALFQLRQKKGMTQDKARQEVLKPLVFADLMVREGHADGSVAGAVHTTADVVRSAIQLVGVKPGTPLVSSFFLMILEEPHHPRQGGMIFSDCGLVIAPNAQELANIALAAADSAKALLDEEPRVAMLSFSTSGSAKHPAVDKVVEAARQVKAERPGLAIDEDVQLDAAIVPDIARRKLPESRVKGEANVLVFPSLEAGNIGYKLAERIGGAKAIGPLLQGLAKPANDLSRGCSAEDVYNVIAVTAVQAATQETGS; this comes from the coding sequence ATGCAAGCCCTCGAACACATCATGCAGCGCGCAAAAAAGGCCAAGCGGCATATCGTGCTGTGCGAAGGCGACGATGCGCGGGTTCTGGAAGCCGCCACCCGGGCCGCGAAAGACGGCCTGGCGCGTATTACCCTGGTCGGCGACCGCACGGCCATCGAGAAGACCGCTGCGGAGATCAATCGCGATCTCGCCGCGGTCGAAGTGCTTGACCCGCAAGAGGCGGCGCTGGCGGATGAACTGGCGGAGGCGCTTTTCCAGCTGCGCCAGAAGAAGGGCATGACCCAGGACAAGGCCCGGCAGGAAGTGCTCAAGCCCCTGGTATTCGCCGATCTGATGGTGCGGGAAGGCCATGCGGACGGCAGCGTGGCCGGGGCGGTGCATACTACCGCGGACGTGGTCCGCAGCGCCATCCAACTGGTAGGGGTCAAGCCCGGCACGCCTCTGGTGTCGAGCTTCTTTCTGATGATTCTGGAAGAGCCGCATCATCCCCGTCAGGGAGGCATGATCTTCTCGGACTGCGGCCTGGTAATCGCGCCGAATGCCCAGGAGTTGGCCAACATTGCCTTGGCCGCCGCGGATAGCGCGAAGGCCCTGCTCGATGAGGAGCCGCGGGTGGCGATGCTGTCGTTCTCGACCAGCGGCAGCGCCAAGCATCCGGCGGTGGACAAGGTGGTCGAAGCGGCGCGGCAGGTGAAGGCAGAGCGCCCGGGGCTGGCCATCGATGAAGACGTGCAGCTCGACGCCGCCATCGTGCCGGACATCGCCAGGCGCAAGCTGCCGGAATCTCGGGTCAAGGGAGAGGCCAACGTGTTGGTCTTCCCCAGCCTGGAGGCAGGCAATATCGGCTACAAGCTTGCCGAGCGCATCGGGGGCGCCAAGGCCATCGGCCCTCTGCTGCAAGGCCTGGCCAAGCCCGCCAACGACCTGTCCCGAGGCTGCAGCGCCGAGGACGTCTACAACGTGATCGCGGTCACCGCGGTTCAGGCCGCCACTCAAGAGACCGGCTCGTGA
- the xsc gene encoding sulfoacetaldehyde acetyltransferase: MSTQDRKDTRQVVEGVQKMTPSEAFVETLVANGVTDMFGIMGSAFMDAMDIFAPAGIRLIPVVHEQGSGHMADGYARASGRHGVLIGQNGPGISNSVTAIAAAFWAHTPVVIITPETGTMGIGLGGFQECNQLPMFQEFTKYQGHVTHPARMAEFTGRCFDRAMSEIGPTQLNIPRDYFYGEIEVEIPRPMRLDRGPGGHKSLDEAADLLAKAQFPVIISGGGVVMADGVEECQALAERLNAPVVNSYLHNDSFPASHPLWCGPLGYQGSKASMKLMAQADVVVALGTRLGPFGTLPQHGMDYWPKDAKIIQIDADHKMLGLVKKISVGICGDAKEAAIALTERLQGRDLACDSNKDERAQTIKSEQDAWEKELDEWTHEKDDYSLDVIEENKKETPFSGGEYLHPRQVLRELEKAMPKDVMVSTDIGNINSVANSYLRFEKPRSFFAPMSFGNCGYAFPTIIGAKVAAPERPAVSYCGDGAWGMSLMETMTCVRHNIPVTAIVFHNRQWGAEKKNQVDFYGRRFVAGELENESFAEIGRAMGAEGMVVDKLEDVGPAFKKAIDMQMNEGKTCIVEIMCTRELGDPFRRDALKKPVRLLEKYQDYV, translated from the coding sequence ATGAGCACCCAGGACAGAAAAGATACCCGTCAGGTCGTGGAAGGCGTGCAGAAGATGACGCCCTCGGAAGCCTTCGTCGAAACCCTGGTCGCCAACGGCGTGACCGACATGTTCGGCATCATGGGCTCGGCGTTCATGGATGCCATGGACATCTTCGCCCCGGCGGGCATCCGCCTGATTCCGGTGGTCCACGAGCAGGGCTCTGGCCACATGGCGGACGGTTACGCCCGCGCGTCCGGCCGTCACGGCGTGCTGATCGGCCAGAACGGCCCCGGCATCTCCAATAGCGTGACCGCCATCGCCGCGGCCTTCTGGGCCCATACCCCGGTGGTCATCATCACCCCGGAAACCGGCACCATGGGCATCGGCCTGGGCGGCTTCCAGGAATGCAACCAACTGCCGATGTTCCAGGAGTTCACCAAGTACCAGGGCCACGTCACCCACCCGGCGCGCATGGCGGAATTCACCGGGCGCTGCTTCGACCGCGCCATGTCCGAGATCGGCCCGACCCAGCTCAACATTCCGCGGGACTACTTCTACGGCGAGATCGAGGTGGAGATTCCCCGCCCGATGCGCCTCGACCGCGGTCCGGGTGGCCACAAGAGTCTGGACGAAGCCGCGGACCTGCTGGCCAAGGCCCAGTTCCCGGTGATCATCTCCGGCGGCGGCGTGGTGATGGCGGACGGCGTCGAGGAATGCCAGGCGCTGGCCGAGCGGCTCAATGCCCCAGTGGTCAACAGCTACCTGCACAACGACTCCTTCCCCGCCAGCCACCCGCTGTGGTGCGGCCCGCTGGGCTATCAAGGCTCCAAGGCCTCGATGAAGCTGATGGCCCAGGCGGACGTGGTGGTCGCCCTGGGTACTCGTCTCGGGCCCTTCGGCACCTTGCCCCAGCACGGCATGGACTACTGGCCGAAGGACGCCAAGATCATCCAGATCGACGCCGACCACAAGATGCTCGGGCTGGTCAAGAAGATCTCCGTGGGCATCTGCGGCGACGCCAAGGAAGCCGCCATCGCCCTGACCGAGCGCCTGCAGGGCCGCGACCTGGCCTGCGACAGCAACAAGGATGAGCGCGCCCAGACCATCAAGAGCGAGCAGGACGCCTGGGAGAAGGAACTCGACGAGTGGACTCACGAGAAGGATGACTACAGCCTCGACGTCATCGAAGAGAACAAGAAGGAAACCCCGTTCTCCGGCGGCGAGTACCTGCACCCGCGTCAGGTGCTGCGCGAGCTCGAGAAAGCCATGCCGAAGGATGTCATGGTCTCCACGGACATCGGCAACATCAACTCCGTGGCCAACAGCTACCTGCGCTTTGAAAAGCCTCGCAGCTTCTTCGCGCCGATGAGCTTCGGCAACTGCGGCTACGCCTTCCCGACGATCATCGGTGCCAAGGTGGCCGCGCCGGAGCGTCCCGCGGTGTCCTACTGCGGTGACGGCGCCTGGGGCATGAGCCTGATGGAAACCATGACCTGCGTGCGTCATAACATCCCGGTGACCGCCATCGTCTTCCACAACCGCCAGTGGGGCGCGGAGAAGAAGAACCAGGTGGACTTCTACGGGCGTCGCTTCGTGGCCGGGGAGCTGGAAAACGAGAGCTTCGCCGAGATCGGTCGCGCGATGGGCGCCGAAGGCATGGTGGTGGACAAGCTCGAGGACGTGGGCCCGGCCTTCAAGAAGGCCATCGACATGCAGATGAACGAGGGTAAGACCTGCATCGTCGAGATCATGTGTACCCGCGAGCTGGGCGACCCGTTCCGTCGGGATGCCTTGAAGAAGCCGGTGCGGCTGCTCGAGAAGTATCAGGATTATGTCTAA
- a CDS encoding IclR family transcriptional regulator: MKNDVARLDGDTPTMRLLSLLELIAEKDQFFTLQGLVEETGLPKPTLHRMLQQLEAAGMLQRDGDNRQYGTGIRLRRLAENLLLNNTVHGARHGVLSQLVDEIGESCNITALSGNEVLYLDRVETTAPLRFYLHPGSRVPVHCSASGKLFMAQMGPSQRKRLLAHGTLERFTPKTLTDMDDLEKEIEHVRRNGYAFDDEEFLPGLLCIAVLVPSPRGRSNLGIAVQAPSMRLTKDKALTFLPALERAASAIAAIDQDADSDNHRSA; the protein is encoded by the coding sequence ATGAAAAACGACGTGGCCAGACTCGACGGCGACACGCCCACGATGCGGCTTCTGTCGCTGCTGGAACTGATCGCCGAGAAGGATCAGTTCTTCACCTTGCAGGGGCTGGTGGAGGAAACCGGCCTGCCCAAGCCCACCCTGCATCGCATGCTACAACAGCTCGAAGCCGCCGGCATGCTGCAGCGGGACGGTGACAACCGTCAGTATGGCACCGGCATAAGGCTGAGGCGCCTGGCGGAAAACCTGCTGCTCAACAACACGGTGCACGGGGCGCGCCACGGGGTTCTCAGCCAGCTGGTGGACGAGATCGGGGAGAGCTGCAACATCACCGCGCTCTCTGGTAACGAGGTGCTCTATCTGGACCGGGTCGAGACCACCGCGCCGCTACGTTTCTATCTGCATCCTGGCTCTCGGGTGCCGGTACACTGCTCCGCCAGCGGCAAGCTGTTCATGGCGCAGATGGGCCCTTCCCAGCGCAAACGCCTGCTGGCTCATGGCACTCTCGAGCGCTTCACCCCGAAAACCCTGACGGACATGGACGATCTGGAGAAGGAAATCGAGCATGTGCGCCGGAACGGCTATGCCTTCGACGACGAAGAGTTTCTGCCAGGCCTTCTATGTATCGCCGTGCTGGTGCCCAGTCCTCGCGGGCGCTCCAATCTTGGCATCGCCGTACAGGCCCCCAGCATGCGTTTGACCAAGGACAAGGCCCTGACCTTCCTGCCGGCCCTGGAGCGCGCCGCGAGCGCGATCGCCGCCATCGATCAGGATGCCGACTCGGACAACCATCGGTCGGCTTGA
- a CDS encoding LysR family transcriptional regulator: MKHLQPYIRYFIAVAEELHFRRAGERLHIAQPVLSRAIRQLEEQLGVVLLQRSRRHVALTTAGSLFLEECRVAQRAMERAERRAVKAHLGETGQLVIGYTDFAINGRLPMILAAFHEVLPEVNIDLIRRNSHEQLEDLASERLDLGFLTGPVSGKDLQHCRVHQTPFVAVLPDNHRLAALKAVPIQTLSDEPFVLGEMHQWRHMVPQIQALCLQAGFVPRIAREAPNSDSIFGLVAARMGVTLYPDCHLNYDRPGIAIRPLADSGTELVTEMAWSSSSVNQAVARFVEVVKELLKCDR, translated from the coding sequence ATGAAGCACTTGCAACCGTACATTCGTTATTTCATCGCGGTGGCGGAGGAACTACATTTTCGCCGGGCCGGGGAACGCCTGCATATTGCACAGCCGGTGCTCAGCCGGGCGATACGGCAACTCGAAGAGCAATTGGGAGTGGTGTTGCTGCAGCGCAGTCGTCGGCATGTCGCCTTGACCACCGCTGGAAGCCTGTTTCTGGAGGAGTGCCGTGTTGCTCAGCGGGCCATGGAGCGCGCTGAACGGCGGGCCGTCAAAGCGCACTTGGGGGAAACGGGACAGCTGGTGATCGGCTACACCGATTTCGCCATCAATGGTCGCTTACCGATGATCCTGGCGGCTTTTCATGAGGTCTTGCCCGAGGTGAATATCGATTTGATTCGGCGCAACTCTCACGAACAGCTTGAGGATCTTGCCAGCGAACGCCTGGACCTGGGTTTCTTGACCGGGCCGGTGAGCGGAAAAGACTTGCAGCACTGCCGCGTGCACCAGACGCCTTTTGTTGCGGTGTTGCCTGATAATCATCGGCTTGCCGCTTTGAAAGCGGTGCCGATACAGACGCTATCCGACGAGCCGTTTGTACTGGGTGAGATGCATCAGTGGCGACACATGGTGCCGCAGATTCAAGCCCTGTGCCTGCAAGCAGGCTTCGTGCCCAGGATCGCGCGCGAGGCACCGAACAGCGACAGCATTTTTGGCCTGGTAGCCGCACGGATGGGCGTCACCCTCTATCCGGACTGTCATCTCAATTACGATCGGCCGGGTATCGCCATACGGCCGCTTGCTGACAGCGGCACGGAACTGGTCACGGAGATGGCCTGGTCATCGAGTAGCGTCAACCAGGCAGTAGCTCGGTTTGTTGAAGTGGTTAAGGAGCTACTAAAGTGCGACAGGTAG
- a CDS encoding Zn-dependent hydrolase gives MTEKLRINQDRLWQRLMRMAEIGATPAGGSCRVALTEEDRQGRDLFIEWCRTLGCEIRIDRMGNIFAQRPGTDPQRLPIACGSHLDTQPHGGKFDGVYGVLAGVEIFETLNDQGIETAAPLEICVWTNEEGARFAPPMISSGVFGGTYELDYGLSRQDADGITLGEALESIGYAGTLPCGGHRLGAFLEAHIEQGPVLERQAETIGVVTGVQGSRWYRVTFHGQDAHTGSTPMAGRRDALVSAAHAIQAVRDIAEQQAPSAVATVGRIDCSPNSHNTIPGEVALTVDMRHATIDTLDIMETQLHKAVNVAAQQEGTDIEIQRIMATPPVHFDARCIEAVAEAASKLGYPHRRMLSGAGHDACHVARVAPTSMIFVPCAGGLSHNEAESATPEDLAAGANVLLHALLELAQ, from the coding sequence ATGACCGAAAAACTTAGGATAAATCAGGACCGCCTTTGGCAGCGACTGATGCGCATGGCGGAAATCGGCGCCACGCCCGCAGGCGGCAGCTGCCGGGTCGCGCTTACCGAGGAGGATCGTCAAGGCCGCGATCTGTTCATCGAGTGGTGCCGCACGCTTGGCTGCGAGATTCGCATCGACCGCATGGGCAATATCTTCGCGCAGCGCCCCGGTACCGACCCGCAACGCCTACCGATCGCCTGCGGCAGCCATCTCGATACCCAGCCCCATGGCGGCAAATTCGACGGCGTCTACGGCGTGTTGGCCGGCGTGGAAATTTTCGAGACGCTGAACGATCAAGGTATCGAAACCGCCGCGCCGCTGGAAATTTGTGTTTGGACCAACGAAGAAGGCGCGCGCTTTGCCCCGCCCATGATTTCCTCAGGGGTGTTTGGGGGTACCTACGAGCTTGATTACGGGCTAAGCCGTCAGGATGCCGATGGCATCACGCTTGGCGAAGCGTTGGAAAGCATCGGTTATGCGGGAACGCTTCCCTGTGGCGGCCATCGGCTCGGTGCTTTTCTCGAAGCGCATATCGAGCAAGGTCCGGTTCTAGAGCGTCAGGCAGAGACCATTGGTGTGGTTACTGGCGTACAAGGCTCCCGCTGGTATCGAGTGACATTCCACGGCCAGGACGCGCATACGGGATCCACCCCCATGGCGGGTCGACGCGACGCCTTGGTCAGTGCTGCCCATGCCATCCAGGCGGTCAGGGATATTGCGGAGCAACAGGCGCCGTCCGCGGTCGCGACTGTAGGACGTATCGACTGTTCACCCAACTCTCACAACACGATTCCCGGTGAGGTGGCACTCACCGTCGATATGCGCCATGCCACGATCGATACACTCGACATCATGGAAACCCAACTCCACAAAGCCGTGAACGTGGCAGCGCAGCAGGAAGGCACAGACATCGAGATACAGCGGATAATGGCTACGCCACCTGTTCACTTCGATGCGCGCTGCATCGAGGCCGTCGCTGAAGCAGCCAGCAAGTTAGGCTACCCGCATAGACGCATGCTCTCCGGTGCGGGTCACGATGCCTGCCATGTTGCCCGAGTGGCGCCCACCAGCATGATATTCGTCCCTTGTGCCGGTGGTCTCAGTCACAACGAGGCGGAAAGCGCAACTCCCGAAGATCTCGCCGCAGGCGCTAATGTGTTGCTGCATGCCTTGCTCGAACTCGCGCAATAG
- a CDS encoding sodium:solute symporter family protein: MAWYTTYTIAYFIFMFAIGAYYFTKVKTSDAYLIAGWNMGFWNITGTIISTNCGAAVFIGWVGMGFTVGMSGYFKFALPAVLFSMLLILFFSKPLRRQRLYTLADLFSERFGEKAGILPSIFSAFVYSVPTTALQIVGMSTIFNIIFDIPLNYGIALSFALILGFTILGGLVATIVTDAIQSVIVIVGIVLLAISAIMFGDGFENIIENTPAEYLSPLGAEGLSDVLIFALTVGPFYLVWQSTWQRIFASRTEDIAIKAGLTGYGVVLLIAVLPYMIGVIARQFVPLDMRPDLIFSYVTVELLHPAIGGIVIMGLLSALMTGADSFILQGSSNLAQDFYHRLINPVANEKQKMFAARLSVVLISLLAVLVAYLMTDIIGMYQWALRISATTLVIPFLAVMFWRRATGIACLLSMTLAAIITVLWPFLSTSIDPVFPGFLVSLTVLVGVSLVTDHAKDESVKAVYWEDLPTATSRLHPGDKPTAPVNP, translated from the coding sequence ATGGCCTGGTACACGACTTATACCATAGCTTACTTTATATTCATGTTCGCAATAGGAGCTTATTATTTTACCAAAGTAAAAACATCGGATGCTTATCTCATTGCCGGCTGGAACATGGGATTCTGGAATATTACCGGTACTATTATCAGTACGAACTGCGGTGCCGCCGTGTTTATCGGTTGGGTAGGCATGGGCTTCACCGTCGGCATGTCAGGGTATTTCAAGTTCGCTCTCCCTGCCGTTCTTTTTAGCATGTTACTTATCCTATTCTTCAGCAAACCACTAAGAAGACAAAGACTTTACACACTGGCAGATCTATTTAGCGAGCGCTTTGGTGAAAAAGCGGGAATATTGCCTTCAATATTTTCCGCCTTTGTATATTCTGTACCTACTACTGCTCTGCAAATAGTCGGCATGAGCACGATTTTCAATATTATCTTTGACATTCCGCTCAATTACGGCATCGCCTTATCCTTCGCGCTGATTCTTGGATTCACGATTCTGGGTGGACTCGTGGCCACAATCGTCACGGATGCGATACAAAGCGTCATCGTTATCGTGGGTATTGTTCTGCTGGCCATTTCCGCCATAATGTTCGGTGATGGCTTTGAAAATATTATCGAGAATACCCCCGCTGAATACTTGAGCCCTTTAGGTGCTGAGGGATTAAGCGACGTCCTGATATTTGCCCTTACCGTAGGGCCTTTCTATCTTGTTTGGCAGTCAACATGGCAAAGAATATTTGCCTCTCGCACCGAAGATATAGCAATAAAAGCTGGCTTGACGGGATACGGAGTCGTACTACTTATTGCTGTTCTACCGTACATGATAGGTGTCATTGCTCGCCAGTTTGTGCCTCTCGACATGCGGCCTGATTTAATTTTTTCCTATGTGACGGTAGAGCTCTTGCATCCTGCCATTGGAGGCATCGTAATAATGGGATTATTATCGGCCCTGATGACCGGCGCGGACTCCTTCATTCTGCAGGGCAGCTCCAACCTGGCCCAGGATTTCTATCATCGTCTGATCAATCCCGTGGCAAATGAAAAGCAAAAAATGTTTGCAGCACGCCTTAGCGTTGTTCTCATTTCCCTGCTGGCGGTACTGGTCGCCTATCTCATGACCGATATCATCGGCATGTACCAATGGGCACTGCGCATATCCGCTACTACATTGGTCATTCCCTTCCTGGCGGTGATGTTCTGGCGTCGAGCCACCGGTATAGCCTGTTTACTGAGTATGACGTTGGCTGCCATCATTACCGTACTGTGGCCCTTCTTGAGCACAAGCATTGACCCGGTTTTTCCAGGATTCTTGGTTTCGCTGACAGTTCTCGTTGGCGTAAGCCTTGTTACCGATCATGCCAAGGACGAGAGCGTCAAGGCCGTCTATTGGGAAGATCTTCCTACCGCGACTTCAAGGCTGCATCCCGGCGATAAACCCACCGCACCGGTCAATCCCTGA
- a CDS encoding amidohydrolase, with the protein MTTIYSAKRIITMNPSQPEATHIAVRDGRILAVGTQEAMQDFHDANHDSRFENDILLPGFVEGHSHALEGALWNYGYLGYFGRTDADGRHWEGLRSIEAMQQRLKEYAATVDETSPVIAWGFDPVYFPGERLDRHALDIAVSERPVVMFHANLHVLTVNTAMLQLAGIDQVEGIEGIRLGDDGKPDGELQEMAAMHVVFDALGFSVFDLVASTETLKRYARIARRSGVTTITDLYNPLTDEGVSALEAVTADDRYPVRMVPAMAALNWSPEEGMARLRDCQHRGNDKLYFGPVKLMTDGSIQGYTARLKWPYYHDGSPNGIWNAPPQQLKDIVHHYHQAGIQLHIHCNGDESVELMLDAIEEAQELWPRFDHRHTLQHCQIMDHAQLRRAARLGVCLNIFANHLYYWGDIHRTRTLGFERCQRLEPLASTRRLNIPLAIHSDAPVTPLGPLFTAWCAVMRRSASGIQLGEQEKLTVPQALEAITLGAAYTLRLDHLVGSLEIGKFADITVLEEDPLTCEPDRLKDIRVKATVLGGEVHDD; encoded by the coding sequence ATGACGACAATCTATTCCGCCAAGCGCATCATTACCATGAATCCCTCCCAGCCGGAGGCCACTCACATCGCCGTGCGTGATGGACGCATCCTGGCTGTAGGAACCCAGGAAGCCATGCAGGACTTCCATGACGCCAATCACGACTCACGGTTTGAAAACGACATTCTCCTGCCGGGCTTCGTCGAAGGACATAGCCATGCGCTGGAAGGCGCCTTGTGGAACTACGGTTACCTGGGATATTTCGGACGCACCGATGCGGATGGGCGCCACTGGGAAGGCCTGCGCAGCATCGAGGCGATGCAGCAACGGCTGAAGGAGTATGCCGCTACGGTGGATGAGACATCGCCAGTCATCGCATGGGGCTTCGATCCGGTGTACTTCCCCGGTGAACGACTGGATCGTCATGCACTGGATATTGCGGTCAGCGAGCGGCCGGTGGTGATGTTTCATGCCAACCTTCACGTCCTGACGGTGAATACTGCCATGCTCCAGTTGGCTGGCATCGATCAAGTCGAGGGCATCGAGGGCATTCGCTTGGGCGATGATGGCAAACCCGACGGCGAACTGCAGGAAATGGCCGCCATGCATGTAGTGTTCGACGCCTTGGGGTTTAGTGTTTTCGATCTGGTGGCCTCTACCGAAACCTTGAAACGCTACGCGCGTATCGCGCGGCGCAGCGGCGTGACCACCATTACCGATCTCTACAATCCCTTGACCGACGAAGGGGTGAGCGCCCTGGAAGCGGTCACTGCCGACGACCGCTATCCGGTACGAATGGTACCGGCCATGGCGGCCCTGAACTGGTCGCCGGAAGAGGGTATGGCAAGACTGCGCGACTGTCAGCACCGGGGCAACGACAAGCTCTATTTCGGTCCGGTCAAGCTGATGACCGACGGTTCGATCCAAGGCTACACCGCGCGACTTAAGTGGCCCTATTATCATGATGGCAGTCCCAACGGTATCTGGAACGCCCCGCCGCAACAGTTGAAGGACATCGTCCACCACTACCATCAGGCCGGCATTCAGTTGCATATTCACTGCAACGGTGACGAGTCCGTGGAGCTGATGCTCGACGCCATCGAGGAAGCCCAGGAGCTCTGGCCGCGATTCGACCACCGCCACACCCTGCAGCACTGTCAGATCATGGATCATGCCCAGCTGCGCCGCGCTGCTCGGCTTGGTGTGTGCTTGAATATCTTCGCCAATCACCTGTATTACTGGGGTGATATTCACCGGACTCGCACCCTGGGCTTCGAGCGCTGCCAGCGTCTGGAGCCCCTGGCTTCCACCCGGCGCTTGAATATTCCGCTGGCCATTCATAGCGATGCCCCGGTCACGCCGCTCGGGCCGCTCTTTACCGCCTGGTGTGCGGTGATGCGCCGTAGCGCTTCCGGCATTCAGCTCGGCGAACAGGAAAAGCTCACCGTCCCGCAGGCCCTGGAGGCGATCACCCTCGGCGCCGCCTATACGCTGCGGCTGGATCATCTGGTCGGCAGCCTGGAGATCGGCAAGTTCGCCGATATTACCGTACTCGAGGAAGATCCGCTGACCTGTGAGCCGGACCGACTCAAGGATATCCGCGTGAAGGCCACGGTCCTGGGAGGCGAGGTACATGACGACTGA
- a CDS encoding CobW family GTP-binding protein encodes MTTEYAPIPVTVIGGFLGAGKTTYLNRLIQGGLPPDVLIIVNDFGDINIDAALIDYQDDNVMQLSNGCICCTLGGTLAEQLAQALRIRAAPGAILIEASGVADPARIADIARLSRRLRLAEVVCLIDGSQARRHATDPLVGDAWRAQVLAADTLQVNRLAPGDKRELEQWLSDFNPRARIECETEEAPADTPVQPSLSPRPSSPASNRTASHGHWHTFSLSGRGSIDKARLAALIEAYRDVLFRAKGFMLAESTDDIELLQFSGDRLHWQPALRAPGETRLVFIGIAGERFSAFEQAVKTLLENPSSSASSE; translated from the coding sequence ATGACGACTGAGTACGCGCCGATCCCCGTGACGGTGATCGGTGGCTTTCTCGGCGCGGGCAAGACCACTTACCTCAACCGCCTGATCCAAGGCGGTTTGCCCCCGGACGTCCTGATCATCGTCAACGATTTCGGCGACATCAATATCGACGCGGCGCTGATTGATTATCAGGATGACAATGTCATGCAACTCAGCAACGGCTGTATCTGCTGCACCCTGGGCGGCACCTTGGCGGAACAGCTCGCTCAGGCGCTGCGTATCCGTGCCGCGCCCGGGGCGATACTGATCGAGGCAAGCGGCGTGGCGGACCCGGCGCGTATCGCCGATATCGCCCGCCTCTCTCGCCGACTACGCCTGGCCGAAGTGGTATGTCTTATCGACGGCTCTCAAGCACGGCGGCACGCGACGGACCCGCTGGTGGGCGATGCCTGGCGCGCTCAGGTTCTGGCGGCGGATACTCTACAGGTCAACCGCCTGGCTCCCGGCGACAAGCGCGAACTCGAGCAGTGGCTAAGCGATTTCAATCCCCGCGCTCGCATCGAGTGCGAGACAGAAGAAGCGCCAGCCGATACTCCTGTTCAGCCGTCCCTCTCTCCTCGCCCGTCAAGCCCTGCGTCTAATCGCACCGCGTCGCATGGCCATTGGCACACCTTCAGCCTCTCCGGCCGAGGAAGCATCGACAAGGCGCGGCTTGCAGCGTTGATCGAGGCGTATCGGGATGTGCTCTTTCGTGCCAAGGGCTTCATGCTCGCCGAAAGCACGGACGACATCGAGCTGTTGCAGTTCAGCGGCGACCGGCTGCACTGGCAACCCGCGCTGCGCGCGCCTGGGGAAACCCGGCTCGTCTTCATCGGAATCGCGGGAGAACGCTTCAGTGCTTTCGAGCAGGCCGTGAAGACACTGTTGGAAAACCCTTCCTCATCGGCCAGCTCGGAATAA